In the genome of Caldalkalibacillus thermarum, the window CCGGCGTTTGCCGTCCACCTGTTCAGCATGAACGCCAATATCTATGGCACTGGCAACACGTTTTAAAATCACATCCGGTGAAAGGACGGGGTTTCCCTCGGAGATCAAGTCGGGCAGACGGTTATTGGCCATACTTTCCACGTTGTCCGCATGGATTGTACTCATGGAGCCGGAGTGGCCGGTCATCATGGCCTGTACCATATCCACCGCCGTTCCGTCCCTGATCTCACCAACAATGATTCTGTCCGGAGCCTGCCGCAGGCTGTTTTTGACCAAATCCCTTACAGTGACTTCACCTTCGCCCTGCATGTTGGCCCCTCTGGCTTCCATTCTTCTGACCCATTTGCCTTTGAGATTCAATTCAGCAGGGTCTTCAATGACGACAATGGACTCCATCTCACCCCAAAATTCGGACAGACAGTTGAGCAGTGTGGTTTTACCTGACGATGTCCCGCCGCTGACAATGATGTTGGCCCGTCCACGGGTCATTTTGGCCAGAAAATCAGCGGCCTCCCATGTGAGAGAGCCGCTTTTGATCAGATCATATATGGTGAGCGAACGCTTGAATTTGCGGATGGTCACCTGTGTACCGTCCACTGCAATGGGCGGAATGACCGCATTGAGACGGCTTCCATCAGGCAGTCTGGCATCCACTCTGGGTTCAGACTCGTCCAGACGCTTGCCCACCGGAGCAATAATCTTTTCCAGTGTGTTTCTCAAGTGCTGGTCATCACGGAATCTGGCTTCCGTCTTAATCCGTTCCCCGTCTTTTTCTATCACGATTTTGTCATAGCCATAAATCCATATCTCTGTCACGGACGGGTCATTTAAAAACTCCTGTATGGGACCGAAGCCGGTCACATCCTGTATCAATTCCTCAATGAACTGTTCCCTCACCCTGAAGTCCAGCTTCAACCCCCGGCGGGAGATGGCATCAAGAATTTGCATATAAACCTCTTCACGTGTGGCGTTTTCCTTGATGGTTTTTTCCATCTCCGCCAGTATGGCATAACGTGTTTCGTTAAGCTCCTGCTCACTGATCATGCGGAAAACCTCCCGAACAGACGGCTGAAAAAGCCCTGTTTCTTCTGCTCATGCTCAGCAGGCAGATAGTCCTTGATGATGTTATAGGCAATTCTTTCAATCTCCTGAGCGGCCGGAGATTTTTCGTTTAATGCCAATGGTTTCCCTTCGCTCAGTGCTTCCAGAACAAGCGGGTCTTCCGGCACTTCTCCCACCACAGGGATACCGATATACCGCTTCACTTCCTGTATGGATAGAGGCGGTCTGCCTTTGCGTGGAATCTTGTTGATAATCAGCCCCGCTTTGCTGAAATTGATGTTATGTTCTTCCAAGGAGCGTTTTGCTCTTGTCATGTCCCTCACGGCTGGTGTATCCGGTGTTGTGATGAACAGGGGGTGTGTCGCCCTTGACATGGCCAGCAGGGAGGATTTGCGGAGTGAATAGCCCATGTCCACCACGACAATATCAAAAATCTTGCTCATGCCATCTATCACTCTGGTTGCCTGTTGCTGATCAAGCATAAATTCCATTTCCGGTCTTTCCGGCCCTGCCAGTATGGCCACTTTGGACGGGCCATGGAACGTGAACAGGTTTTTGACGTACTCAAAGTCAAAATTGTCTTCCTTTGGCCAGTCAATGACGCTTCCTCTGGGTACAAGCTGAAGGCTGGCCGCCACATCACCAAAGTCAACGTCAAAGTCAGCCAGTCCCACGTTAAAAGCGTTCTGTTCACCCAGATATTTGGCAGACACCTTGCGTAAGGCAACAGCAAGGTTCAGGCTTGTGGTGGTTTTTCCCACACCGCCTTTGGGTGAATAGACGGTAATAATCATCTTCGGGCGTGGGGGCTGAAAGCCATATCCGCCATAAAACTGCTGTGATCCCGTCTGAATCATCTGTTGCCCGTGTGGGTGCTGTCCCTGTGCTGGCTGTTCACCAAAAACGCCTTGTTGCTGTCCATACTGTTGATTGAAGGGGCTGGGCTGGGACGGCTGAGACCACGGCCCATGCTGTGGTTGCTGTGGTGATTGTTGCTGTAGAAACGTAAATGGCTGTTGCCCGGTTTGTGCAGGTTCTGTATTCCCTCCACCAAAACCCGGAGTTGCGGTTTGCTCCGGTTCGTTATACTGAAACGCCTGCTGTGGCTCCCACTCAAAAGTGGGTGTTTCAGAAACCTGCTTGTCAACAAACAAAGCAGGCAACTCCTGTTCAATCTCATGAAGCGGTTTAGGTAGCAAAGCCTTGACTCCCCACTGTTTGGCTTTCTGTTCCATGTCAGCGGTAATGTTTTCTGATGTCACAACCACCTTCACGTTTGGCATTTCCTGCTTCATACGTTGACAAAATTCTTCAATACCCTGCACTTTTTCGTCAATAACCACCAGATACGGATTGATTTCTTTCGCTTTTTCCAATGCATAGGAAACAGAAGGAGTCAACAGACCAATGTTGACTCCTTCCACCTTCACCAGCGATCTGGCGGCATTTTGTGCATCGTTCTGATTGGTTTCAATGACAATCACCTGTTTTTGCATTAAGCATCACCCTCCATATGTTCTTCCACATCCTCTTCTTCCACATTACTAACAGAGTCAAATTGATCGTCCAAATCCACATCCTGCCCGGCGCTGTACGGCACTAAAGTAATCTGTACCTGATTCATCACCGGCAGGATGGTCTGTATCTGATCATGCGTTAGTGCCAATATGATTCCTTGCGGAT includes:
- a CDS encoding CpaF family protein → MISEQELNETRYAILAEMEKTIKENATREEVYMQILDAISRRGLKLDFRVREQFIEELIQDVTGFGPIQEFLNDPSVTEIWIYGYDKIVIEKDGERIKTEARFRDDQHLRNTLEKIIAPVGKRLDESEPRVDARLPDGSRLNAVIPPIAVDGTQVTIRKFKRSLTIYDLIKSGSLTWEAADFLAKMTRGRANIIVSGGTSSGKTTLLNCLSEFWGEMESIVVIEDPAELNLKGKWVRRMEARGANMQGEGEVTVRDLVKNSLRQAPDRIIVGEIRDGTAVDMVQAMMTGHSGSMSTIHADNVESMANNRLPDLISEGNPVLSPDVILKRVASAIDIGVHAEQVDGKRRVVQIAEITGVKDGVVQVNNLFVFKNGSLQKVGEPSQELLERTVKFGVDWSSPLLRKQEEPKEPIWSWEGEEAV
- a CDS encoding nucleotide-binding protein, which produces MQKQVIVIETNQNDAQNAARSLVKVEGVNIGLLTPSVSYALEKAKEINPYLVVIDEKVQGIEEFCQRMKQEMPNVKVVVTSENITADMEQKAKQWGVKALLPKPLHEIEQELPALFVDKQVSETPTFEWEPQQAFQYNEPEQTATPGFGGGNTEPAQTGQQPFTFLQQQSPQQPQHGPWSQPSQPSPFNQQYGQQQGVFGEQPAQGQHPHGQQMIQTGSQQFYGGYGFQPPRPKMIITVYSPKGGVGKTTTSLNLAVALRKVSAKYLGEQNAFNVGLADFDVDFGDVAASLQLVPRGSVIDWPKEDNFDFEYVKNLFTFHGPSKVAILAGPERPEMEFMLDQQQATRVIDGMSKIFDIVVVDMGYSLRKSSLLAMSRATHPLFITTPDTPAVRDMTRAKRSLEEHNINFSKAGLIINKIPRKGRPPLSIQEVKRYIGIPVVGEVPEDPLVLEALSEGKPLALNEKSPAAQEIERIAYNIIKDYLPAEHEQKKQGFFSRLFGRFSA